A DNA window from Pedomonas mirosovicensis contains the following coding sequences:
- the rph gene encoding ribonuclease PH translates to MRPSGRAPDQMRSLEMTVGFAKHADGSCLVKFGDTHVLCTASVETSVPGWLRGKGQGWVTAEYGMLPRATHSRTPREAAKGKQTGRTQEIQRLIGRSLRAVVDLGKLGERQIVVDCDVIQADGGTRTAAISGAWVALHQALTKVKNAGLLVEWPLAGQVAAVSCGVYQGVPVLDLDYAEDSTAHTDANFVLTDNGGIVEVQGTAEGAPFTEETLLRMLRLARIGTQEIFALQRRVLGI, encoded by the coding sequence ATGCGCCCATCCGGCCGTGCCCCCGATCAGATGCGTTCCCTCGAAATGACGGTGGGGTTCGCCAAGCACGCCGATGGGTCGTGCCTCGTGAAGTTCGGCGATACCCACGTGCTGTGCACGGCTTCGGTCGAGACCAGCGTGCCGGGCTGGCTGCGCGGCAAGGGGCAGGGCTGGGTGACGGCGGAATACGGCATGCTGCCCCGCGCCACCCACAGCCGCACCCCGCGCGAGGCGGCAAAGGGCAAGCAGACCGGCCGCACGCAGGAAATCCAGCGCCTTATCGGCCGTAGCTTGCGGGCCGTGGTTGACCTCGGCAAGCTGGGCGAGCGCCAGATCGTTGTGGACTGCGACGTGATCCAGGCCGATGGCGGCACCCGCACGGCAGCTATTTCAGGCGCGTGGGTGGCGCTCCATCAGGCGCTCACCAAGGTGAAGAACGCGGGGCTTCTTGTTGAATGGCCGCTTGCCGGTCAGGTGGCGGCCGTCTCCTGCGGCGTCTATCAGGGCGTACCGGTGCTGGACCTGGATTACGCCGAGGATTCCACCGCCCACACGGATGCCAACTTCGTGCTCACGGACAACGGCGGCATCGTCGAGGTGCAGGGCACGGCCGAGGGTGCGCCGTTCACGGAAGAAACCCTGCTGCGAATGCTGCGCCTGGCGCGCATCGGCACGCAGGAGATCTTCGCCCTGCAACGCCGCGTTCTGGGGATCTGA
- the rdgB gene encoding RdgB/HAM1 family non-canonical purine NTP pyrophosphatase, whose protein sequence is MSRKLTPGKLVIASHNAGKVREIRALLAPFGIEPISAGELNLPEPEETGTTFIANAEIKALASAQGAGLPALADDSGLCVDALGGDPGIYSARWAGPSKDFAVAMEKVTQLLDEKGVAPEDRTAHFVCALCLAWPDGHTESFEGRVSGTLVWPMRGEHGFGYDPIFKPEGFDITFGEMEPAAKHAMSHRARAFEQLVAAVIDK, encoded by the coding sequence ATGAGCCGCAAGCTGACGCCGGGAAAGCTGGTCATCGCCAGCCACAATGCGGGTAAGGTGCGGGAAATCCGCGCGCTGCTCGCCCCCTTCGGCATCGAGCCGATCTCGGCGGGCGAGCTGAACCTGCCGGAGCCGGAAGAAACCGGCACCACCTTCATCGCCAACGCCGAGATCAAGGCGCTGGCCTCGGCGCAAGGGGCTGGCCTTCCGGCGCTGGCGGACGACAGTGGCCTCTGCGTCGATGCGCTGGGCGGCGACCCCGGCATCTACTCTGCCCGCTGGGCTGGCCCTTCCAAGGACTTCGCCGTTGCCATGGAGAAGGTGACGCAGTTGCTGGATGAAAAGGGCGTGGCTCCTGAAGACCGCACGGCGCACTTCGTCTGTGCCCTGTGCCTCGCCTGGCCGGATGGCCATACGGAATCTTTCGAAGGCCGGGTTTCCGGCACGCTGGTGTGGCCGATGCGGGGCGAGCACGGCTTCGGCTACGACCCCATCTTTAAACCTGAAGGCTTCGACATCACCTTTGGCGAGATGGAGCCCGCCGCCAAGCACGCCATGTCGCACCGCGCACGGGCCTTCGAGCAACTGGTAGCGGCAGTCATTGACAAATAA